One segment of Mus caroli chromosome 6, CAROLI_EIJ_v1.1, whole genome shotgun sequence DNA contains the following:
- the Lrtm2 gene encoding leucine-rich repeat and transmembrane domain-containing protein 2, protein MLAPGGGPEQRSKLVLQWRQVSWITCWIALCAVEVLPACPFSCTCDSRSLEVDCSGLGLTTVPPDVPAATQSLLLLNNKLSALPSWAFANLSNLQRLDLSNNFLDQLPRSIFEDLVNLTELQLRNNSIRTLDRDLLQRSPLLRHLDLSINGLAQLPPGLFDGLLALRSLSLRSNRLQSLDRLTFEPLASLQLLQVGDNPWECDCNLREFKHWLEWFSYRGGRLDQLACTLPKELRGKDMRAVPMEMFNYCSQLEDENNSAGLDAPGPPCTKASPEPPKPKPGAEPEPEPSTACPQKQRYRPVSVRRAIGTVIIAGVVCGIVCIMMVVAAAYGCIYASLMAKYHRELKKRQPLMGDPEGEHEDQKQISSVA, encoded by the exons ATGTTGGCACCAGGCGGTGGCCCAGAGCAGAGGAGCAAGCTTGTCCTGCAATGGAGGCAGGTCTCCT GGATCACCTGCTGGATTGCCTTGTGTGCTGTGGAGGTGCTCCCTGCCTGCCCCTTCTCCTGCACATGTGACAGTCGCAGCTTGGAGGTGGACTGCAGTGGCCTGGGTCTCACCACTGTACCTCCGGATGTGCCCGCGGCCACCCAAAGCCTTTTGCTCCTGAACAATAAGCTGAGTGCCCTACCAAGCTGGGCATTCGCCAACCTGTCCAACCTGCAGCGACTGGACCTGTCCAACAACTTTCTTGACCAGCTCCCCCGGTCCATTTTCGAGGATTTGGTCAATCTGACAGAGCTCCAGCTTCGGAATAACAGCATCAGGACCCTGGACAGGGACCTGCTCCAGCGCTCCCCACTACTTCGACATCTGGATTTGTCTATCAACGGCTTGGCCCAGCTGCCCCCGGGGCTTTTTGATGGGCTCCTGGCTCTNCGCTCCTTGTCCCTCCGCTCCAATCGTCTGCAGAGCCTGGACCGGCTGACGTTCGAGCCCCTGGCAAGCCTGCAGCTGCTTCAGGTNGGGGACAACCCGTGGGAGTGTGACTGCAACCTTCGGGAGTTCAAACACTGGCTGGAGTGGTTCTCCTACAGAG GGGGTCGCCTGGATCAGCTTGCCTGTACTCTACCCAAGGAGTTAAGGGGGAAGGACATGCGTGCGGTCCCCATGGAGATGTTTAACTACTGTTCCCAGCTAGAGGATGAGAACAACTCTGCTGGGCTGGATGCTCCAGGACCACCATGCACCAAGGCCAGCCCGGAGCCTCCTAAACCTAAGCCTGGGGCTGAGCCTGAGCCCGAACCCAGCACTGCCTGCCCACAGAAGCAGAGGTACCGGCCTGTGAGTGTGCGGCGAGCCATTGGCACAGTGATCATCGCCGGGGTCGTGTGTGGCATTGTCTGCATCATGATGGTGGTGGCCGCTGCTTACGGCTGCATCTACGCGTCTCTCATGGCCAAGTACCACCGTGAGCTCAAGAAGCGCCAGCCGCTGATGGGGGACCCCGAGGGTGAGCATGAAGATCAGAAGCAGATCTCGTCTGTGGCATGA